The Bacteroidia bacterium genomic interval TTTTGGAGGTGGTTTTTATGATGAATGGATTTTCAGAGGTCTTTTACTGGCCTTCCTCTTCCGGGTATTTAACAAGGAATTGGGTAGCTGGTCAATGGGAGATTTGAAGAAAGCGGAGGTTGGTAAATTCGTTAAAATTCCCAAAGGCAGTATTGGGAAATTCGATAACTATATCATGGATATGCAGGGCTTCAAAAGACGAAAGAAGTCTTTTGCAGAACGTTTCCCCGTCGTTCTTATCGCCGCGATTATCTACTCCTTGTCCCATTTTACTTATTATTATGGGGATGAATTCACCATTTACAATGCATTTTATCGAGTTTTCTTCGCGATAATTATGTATTTTGTATTTGCTAACCGAAGATTACCTGTGGCCGTGTGGACGCATGTTTTCTACAATTTTTGGTACTTCCTCTTCCTCTAGGATTTCCTATATTTGTAGCTGTTTTGTTTAAGGATGTGTATACACATCCCCATTTTGTGTTCGTAATAAAAAACCATTCTATATACGTATGATCTATAACAATATCATCGAAACAATCGGAAATACTCCTCTTGTCAGGCTCAATTCAGTTACAGAAAATATCAAAGCTACAGTTCTGGTAAAGGTGGAATATTTCAATCCCGGTCACAGTATCAAAGACCGGATTGCAATACAGATGATAGAAGATGCCGAAAGAGATGGCAAAATAAAACCCGGAGGAACGATTATCGAAAGTACTTCCGGTAATACCGGAATGGGCCTCGCTCTGGCAGCTATTGTGAAAGGATACAGATGTATTTTCACCATGGCTGATAAACAATCTCAGGAAAAAATCGATATTCTGAGAGCTGTGGGAGCCGAAGTAGTGGTATGCCCTACCAATGTTGAACCAGAAGATCCCAGATCTTATTATTCAGTTGCTGGACGTTTGGACAAAGAGATCCCAAACTCTATTTGGATGAATCAATACGACAATCCAAGCAACAGAAAAGCACATATCCTGAGTACTGGACCCGAGATTTGGGAGCAAACAGAAGGCAAAATCACACATTTTGCTGCGGGAATGGGGACTTGCGGAACGATCAGTGGGATTTCAGAATACCTTAAAGGCAAGAATCCGGATATCAAAACCATTGGCCTGGATACCTATGGTTCTATATTTAAAAAACTGCACGAAACGGGAGAAATAGATCCCAAAGAAATCTATCCCTATTTGACAGAGGGCATAGGAGAAGATATTCTCCCGGAGAACTGCAATATGGAGCTCGTTGATTCGATCATCAAGGTAAGTGATAAAGATGCTGCTCTCATGACACGAAAACTGGCAAAAATGGAAGGCCTATTTGTAGGTTGGTCCTGTGGTTCGGCTGTTTTTGGAGCCCTGGAGTATGCCAAAACGCTCAAAAAAGACGACATGATGGTCATCATCCTACCGGATCATGGAACTCGCTATTTGGGCAAAGTATACAGCGATACCTGGATGTCTACCCATGATTTCATTGATGAAGGAAATATGTTGACAGCTGGGCAAATCCTGCAGGACAAAAGTAATGGACATGGACTTGTTACCTTGGGCTCAGAGAAGACGCTTGCAGATGCCGTAAATATCATGCGTGAGCAAAACATTTCTCAGATTCCGGTGATGAAAGATACCGAGATCATCGGAAGCCTCAACGAGAATCGGGTTTTGAATACCATCCTGGATGATCCCAGTCTCAAAAATGCCCCGGTTACCAAAGCCATGAGTGATCCGCTTCCTTTTGTGCTTTCTTCCACCCGTGTGGATGTAATCTCCAAACTTATCCATAAGGATAATCCTGCAGTGATCGTAAAAAGTCCTGAGGGTGAGCTAGATATACTCACAAAGTTTGACCTGATCAATGTACTTGCAAAATAAACGTATTTGAGTTTTAGTGTGTTGGCGTGTTAGGGTTCAACTTAGATTTGACTCCAACACACCAGCACGCCAATACGTTTTTAAAAAATTCCCAAAAAGAATTTGAAATAAGCTTGGTAAATAGATAATCCTGACCTAATATTGCGGTGGGTAAGGCTGTACGACCAGATCCTTTTGAACTCCGCCAGGGCCGAAAGGCAGCAACGGTAGAAAGTTGATCGGTGCGATATAGTTCTTACCCTTTTTCTTTTTTTAACAGTTGGGTTCAAATCTGAACTCTGAATTGCCCCTCCTTCTTAATTCTCCTTACATTTTTCCAGATATCCATGAAATGCTTCTACTCTACTGAGGTAGCTTTTATGTTGATGGGCTAAAGCCTGATCTATCTCAGTAGACAAATTAGCCATATAAGTAAGCAAAGAAGATTTATCCTGATAGTGTAGCTTATCAAATTCAATGCTTGCTGCTAATGATTCCGCCTGACCGATTCGATGTATATTGGTTTGCAATTCAACATCTCGCGCCTTCATTCGGAGAACCAAATACTCTTTCAAAATTTCCAGAAGCAAGTGCAAGCCAATCAAGTTATCCTTCCGCATAAATTTCTTAACACATTCAAACATCAAGAACCATATGCGATGAATCTCATTAGAGTTTTCTTCAATTGGATGGAAGCCAAAGCTTGTTTTTTCTTTTTTTTTATGGGCTAATTCTTCTCCATACAGAAGCAGGAAGGAATCTAATTCACGAAACTCCCTTTTCATCCAGGAGTCATAGCTCAGGATACTTAGGTCTAGCCGCTCTATACCCTCATCAAGCTGCAAAATCAACCTATAGGTCAGACTTTCATCTGAAATATGTTCCTCTTTAGCCAGAATCTGCCCTAATTGTGGAAGCAGTTGATCCCAGGCTGTTTTCAGCAGAAATTCACCCCTTTCCAAAACAATCACCAGATCTGTATCCGACCAAAAATCCAGGCTCTTCCCATCGACTTTGGAGCCTGTAAGGAAAATAGCCTTAGTCTTAGCTTCTTTATTTTTACTGAGGATGGATATATACGTATCCAGAAGTTGATCCATGGGTAAATACAGTTAGTCCCTTAGGTTTTACCAACAACTCAACCCACATTCTGAACTCTCTTACCAGCGAATCAAGGTAGATCCCCAGGTAAATCCACTCCCAAAGGCTGCCAGACACAGAAGATCTCCTTCTTTCAGCTTGCCTTGTTCCCAGGCTTCGGTCAGCGCAATAGGAATGGAAGCAGCTGTGGTATTGCCATAACGCATGATATTGTTGTAGACCTTTTCTTCGGGTAGTCCAAGGCTTTTTCTTACGGCTTCAGCAATACGCAGGTTGGCCTGGTGTGGAATAAAGAGATCAATATCTTCCAATCCCAGATTTGTAGCATCTAAAGCTTCATTTACTACTTCCGGAAACTTGGTTACTGCCAGTTTAAAGACAAAGCGACCTTCCATAACCGTATAGATATCTCCATTCTCAATCATTTCATTGCTGATGAAAGGAGCTTTTCGAGTAGTAGGTGCCAATACTGCCAATTTCTCAGCATAGGTCCCATCAGCATGTAGCTTAGTGGTCAGGACCCCTTGTCCTTCTTTTTCTGTTGGTTGAATGACGGCAGCACCTGCTCCATCTCCAAAGAGAACTGTAACATGTCTACCTTCATCCGAATAATCAAAGAGAGGAGATTGAATCTCTGATCCTACCAGCAAAATATTTTTATAGGTTCCCGACTTGATGAATTGATCCGCAATAGAAATCCCATAGATAAAACCGGAACATTGATTTCGGATATCAAGGGCAGGGATTTCCAGATGGGAAATTCCCAATTCCCGCTGAAGCAAAACACCACTACCCGGAAAGTAATAATCCGGACTCAAGGTTGCGAAGATGATGAAATCTATATCCTCTGGAGTAATTCCGGCTCTTTCAATAGCCATACGGGCGGCATTTGCTCCCATATTGGCAACCGTATCTTTTCCTTCTGTAAAATACCTCCTCTCAACAATCCCTGAGCGCTCCTGCACCCACTCATCATTGGTATTTACAATTTTGGATAACTCATGATTATCAACAACATTTTCCGGAACATAAAATCCCAGACCGGCTATTTTGGCGTTTGGCATAGTATTGTACTTCTTTTATGATCTTTCAAATGTAAAGGGATGAAAGCTAAATCGGAAATGGATAGCTCAATTAAGAAATGAAAATCTTTGGGGGAAAACCGGCAATTTGTCGTAATTTCCCTTCTACCTAATTCCTATTTATGGAGAAAACTACTACTAGCCTGAAAGAGCCGCAGTTTAGTAAAGACTATCAAAACTACGTTCTCGCCCTACTTACCCTGGTTTATACCTTCAATTTTTTTGACCGACAAATCGTAACCATCCTCCAGGAACCCATCAAAGCGGACCTGGGACTTTTTGACTGGCAATTGGGATTACTTAGCGGACTCTCCTTCGCTTTGTTCTATACTTTTTTAGGAATTCCCATTGCACGCTATGCGGACAAAGCCAATAGAAGAAATATTGTCGCCATTTCCCTTACGCTTTGGAGTGGAATGACCGCACTTACCGGGTACACCCAGAATTTTATCCAGATACTCCTGGCAAGAATGGGTGTAGGGATAGGAGAAGCAGGTGGTAGTCCTCCGGCTCACTCCATGATCTCGGATTACTTCCCTCCCAAAAGAAGAGCTACTGCACTTTCCATCTATTCGATGGGCGTCTATTTTGGATTGATGATCGCCTTTGGTATGGGAGGTTGGTTGGCCAGTACATATGGCTGGAGACAGGCTTTTTTGATCGTAGGTATTCCCGGGATTATTCTGGCCATTCTGATGAGACTTACCGTAAAAGAACCTATCAGAGGATTTTATGATGATGCTGCCAGCAAAAAGGTGGAAACCCCTCCTTTCTTTGAAAGCATCAAATTCCTTTTTAGCAAAAAGACCTTTACTTATTTAGCATTTGCCACTGGACTTCATGCCTTCGTAGGATATGCCAATACTTCATGGATGCCTTCTTTGATGCTCAGAATACATGGAGGTCTGGAATGGATCCCTCCTTTTGCATCTGAAGCTGTCACCATCAACCTTACCGTAGTTGGGCTTATGTTTGCCTTCTCCGTTGGAGTGGGCGGAGGATTGGGAACTTTTCTAGGAGGTTTCCTTTCGGACAGACTTTCTAAAAGAGATAATCGATGGTATTGCTGGATTTCAGCCCTCAGTATCCTGATTTCTATTCCTTTTGGATATGCAGTGATTTTCACAGGAAACATGACCCTTCTGGTTCTCATGTTTTTCATTTCCAATGTATTATTTGGTATGTATCTGGGGCCCTCAATTGCGGTTTCTCATAGCCTGGTCCCCCCTCACTTCCGCGCCATGGCAAGTGCCGTTTTATTTTTCGTCCTGAACCTTATCGGAATCGGCATGGGCCCATTGGTTACAGGTATATTCAGTGATTTACTTGCCCCTACATTTGGAGATGAGTCAGTCCGATATGCCCTGGCAATCTCTGTAGTTGCAGACCTCGCCGCCATGTGGTTATTTTACAAGGCTGCAGGGAACTTAAATACGGACCTTGAAAGTATAGAAAGTCCAACACTAGAAAATAAAATTGATGACATCGGAAATAACTGATGCACTTTTTTTAAATCGTTGTAAAGAACTGGCAGAAATGTCCGACTCCCGGGTTTATCCCAATCCGAGAGTTGGATCTGTCATTGTCCATGAAGGAAAGATCATTGGAGAAGGTTTCCATCGGATGCCCGGAAGCGCTCATGCGGAAGTGGCAGCCGTGGCTTCGGTAAAAGATAAATCTCTGCTTCCATCCTCCACCATCTACGTCAACCTCGAACCCTGCAATCATTTTGGAAAAACCCCTCCCTGTACTCATCTCATTTTAGAACATAAGATACCGGAGGTGGTGATCGGTAGTCTGGATCCAAATCCTCAAGTCGCTGGTTCAGGGGTGCAGAGATTGAAAGAGCATGGACTAAAAGTGAGAGTAGCTGAAGATCCTGGCGAATTTCATGACCTCAATAAAGTCTTCTTCACCAATCAGCTAAAGAAGCGAGCCTTTATCCTACTTAAGTGGGCAGAATCATCTGATAATTTTATTGCGACTTTTAATGAGGAAGGGAAAGCGATTCCCACTCCCATTAGTGGTTCACAAAGTTTGCGCCTAGCACATAAACTCAGGGCCAAACATCATGCGATCATGATCGCCAAAAACACAGCTCTGATCGATAATCCTCGCCTGAATACCCGACTCTATCCCGGAAGAACTCCTATTCGGATCATCCTGGATCGAAACATGGAGCTTCCCAGAAGTCTTGGGATTTTTCAGGATGGATTGGAGACCCTTATTCTGAATGAAAAAGAAAACACCTCCGAAGGGGCCGTACGCTGGATAAAAACCGATAAGCTTGGAGACCTGAATAAACTTTCTGGTGAACTACTGGAAAGATTAGGCATTTGTAGTGTTTTAGTTGAAGGAGGAAGTAATCTTCTCCAGCAATATATCGACCAGGCGGCTTATGATGAGATTTGGCGAGTTGAAGCCGAAAAGACCTTACTGCAAGGCATATCCGGTCCCAAAATACCTGCACAGATAAATTTTGAACAAGGAAGACTTGATCGAAAGGATCAGTTATTCTATTATAGAGCCTATCAGGACATCTTTAGCCCAATAGCTCCAAACACATGAAAAAACTACTGCTATCCCTCAGTCTCTGCTTATTCCTCTTCCCAACACTTCAAGCCCAGGAAAGTGATCCGGCTTTATTGACCCTGGACCGCATTTTCCTTAATGGCGAATTCATCCAAAGCGGTATTGGACAAATCCAATGGTACAAAGGAGGAGAAGCCTACACACAAGTAGTGGCTTCAACCGAAATAAGAGGCGCGCAGGATATCATCAAATACAATACCCAAAGCGGTGATTCAGAAACCTGGATTTCAGCCAAAGACCTCATTCCCTCCGGGAGCGACCGTCCTTTGCAAATAGCCGCATATAAAGGACTGGCCAATGAGTCTCAGGTGATGATCTTCACCAACACCCGTAGAGTATGGCGAACCAATACCCGGGGAGATTACTGGGTATTTAATAGAGAAAGTAAAGAACTCCGGAAGCTGGGAGGAGACTTGCCCGGCTCTTCGCTCATGTTCAGCAAATTTGCCCCGGATGGGAAAAGTGTGGCTTATGTAAGTGGCAATAACCTTTACCTCGAATCCTGGGAAAATAAAGAAGTCCAAGCCCTTACGGAAGATGGTTCGCGTAACATTATCAATGGGACTTTCGATTGGGTATATGAGGAAGAGTTTTTCTGCCAGGATGGATTTAGATGGAGCCCTGATTCGCGTAAAATAGCTTATTGGCAATTGGATGCAGCTGGAACGGGCATTTT includes:
- a CDS encoding pyridoxal-phosphate dependent enzyme → MIYNNIIETIGNTPLVRLNSVTENIKATVLVKVEYFNPGHSIKDRIAIQMIEDAERDGKIKPGGTIIESTSGNTGMGLALAAIVKGYRCIFTMADKQSQEKIDILRAVGAEVVVCPTNVEPEDPRSYYSVAGRLDKEIPNSIWMNQYDNPSNRKAHILSTGPEIWEQTEGKITHFAAGMGTCGTISGISEYLKGKNPDIKTIGLDTYGSIFKKLHETGEIDPKEIYPYLTEGIGEDILPENCNMELVDSIIKVSDKDAALMTRKLAKMEGLFVGWSCGSAVFGALEYAKTLKKDDMMVIILPDHGTRYLGKVYSDTWMSTHDFIDEGNMLTAGQILQDKSNGHGLVTLGSEKTLADAVNIMREQNISQIPVMKDTEIIGSLNENRVLNTILDDPSLKNAPVTKAMSDPLPFVLSSTRVDVISKLIHKDNPAVIVKSPEGELDILTKFDLINVLAK
- a CDS encoding beta-ketoacyl-ACP synthase III — its product is MPNAKIAGLGFYVPENVVDNHELSKIVNTNDEWVQERSGIVERRYFTEGKDTVANMGANAARMAIERAGITPEDIDFIIFATLSPDYYFPGSGVLLQRELGISHLEIPALDIRNQCSGFIYGISIADQFIKSGTYKNILLVGSEIQSPLFDYSDEGRHVTVLFGDGAGAAVIQPTEKEGQGVLTTKLHADGTYAEKLAVLAPTTRKAPFISNEMIENGDIYTVMEGRFVFKLAVTKFPEVVNEALDATNLGLEDIDLFIPHQANLRIAEAVRKSLGLPEEKVYNNIMRYGNTTAASIPIALTEAWEQGKLKEGDLLCLAAFGSGFTWGSTLIRW
- a CDS encoding MFS transporter produces the protein MEKTTTSLKEPQFSKDYQNYVLALLTLVYTFNFFDRQIVTILQEPIKADLGLFDWQLGLLSGLSFALFYTFLGIPIARYADKANRRNIVAISLTLWSGMTALTGYTQNFIQILLARMGVGIGEAGGSPPAHSMISDYFPPKRRATALSIYSMGVYFGLMIAFGMGGWLASTYGWRQAFLIVGIPGIILAILMRLTVKEPIRGFYDDAASKKVETPPFFESIKFLFSKKTFTYLAFATGLHAFVGYANTSWMPSLMLRIHGGLEWIPPFASEAVTINLTVVGLMFAFSVGVGGGLGTFLGGFLSDRLSKRDNRWYCWISALSILISIPFGYAVIFTGNMTLLVLMFFISNVLFGMYLGPSIAVSHSLVPPHFRAMASAVLFFVLNLIGIGMGPLVTGIFSDLLAPTFGDESVRYALAISVVADLAAMWLFYKAAGNLNTDLESIESPTLENKIDDIGNN
- the ribD gene encoding bifunctional diaminohydroxyphosphoribosylaminopyrimidine deaminase/5-amino-6-(5-phosphoribosylamino)uracil reductase RibD, translated to MTSEITDALFLNRCKELAEMSDSRVYPNPRVGSVIVHEGKIIGEGFHRMPGSAHAEVAAVASVKDKSLLPSSTIYVNLEPCNHFGKTPPCTHLILEHKIPEVVIGSLDPNPQVAGSGVQRLKEHGLKVRVAEDPGEFHDLNKVFFTNQLKKRAFILLKWAESSDNFIATFNEEGKAIPTPISGSQSLRLAHKLRAKHHAIMIAKNTALIDNPRLNTRLYPGRTPIRIILDRNMELPRSLGIFQDGLETLILNEKENTSEGAVRWIKTDKLGDLNKLSGELLERLGICSVLVEGGSNLLQQYIDQAAYDEIWRVEAEKTLLQGISGPKIPAQINFEQGRLDRKDQLFYYRAYQDIFSPIAPNT